Proteins encoded within one genomic window of Rhododendron vialii isolate Sample 1 chromosome 1a, ASM3025357v1:
- the LOC131330046 gene encoding uncharacterized protein LOC131330046 yields MLVGPEPKRPRTDDGSKWTITFTEKDLDRIQLPHNDALVVTLRIKTFNIRCVLVDQGSSTEVMYYSLFKDLKLSDTDLRPSKVPLIGFNGAPVWPFGMITLLVHAGSVVLDMEFVVVNVPSPYNVIVGRTWLHKLKAIASTYHQVICFIGANGRHEDLYGDQSAAKICYVNAVRSSKQTSQVNLLRPRQSSLIHSEAVIEEVNRLLNAKAIREEQYPRWLANTVVVKKKKGKWRVCVDYSNLNDTCLKDFFPLPRIDQLIDATAGHDRLSFMDTYRGYH; encoded by the exons ATGTTGGTCGGTCCCGAGCCAAAGCGCCCCAGGACCGATGACGGCTCCAAGTGGACCATCACTTTTACCGAGAAAGACCTCGATCGCATCCAGCTCCCACataacgacgccctcgtggtcacgctacgcatcaaAACCTTTAACATCCGATGCGTCCTCGTTGATCAGGGCAGCTCGACcgaggtcatgtactactctTTGTTTAAAGACCTGAAGCTTTCAGACACCGATCTCCGTCCCTCCAAAGTTCCCCTCATTGGATTCAACGGAGCTCCGGTATGGCCCTTCGGCATGATCACTCTCCTCGTCCATGCCGGTTCGGTGGTCCTTGATATGGAGTTTGTGGTGGTCAACGTTCCTAGCCCTTACAACGTAATCGTCGGGCGCACCTGGCTCCATAAGCTAAAGGCCAtcgcctccacttatcaccaggTGATCTGTTTCATCGGTGCTAATGGGCGCCATGAGGACTTGTACGGAGATCAATCCGCGGCCAAAATATGTTATGTCAACGCAGTCCGAAGTAGTAAGCAGACTTCCCAGGTCAACCTTTTGAG ACCAAGACAATCCTCCCTGATCCACTCCGAagctgtgatcgaagaggtcaACCGGCTCCTAAATGCGAAGGCCATCCGAGAAGAGCAGTACCCCAGATGGTTGGCCAACACAGTGgttgtcaaaaagaagaagggcaAGTGGCGGGTCTGTGTCGATTATTCCAATCTCAATGACACCTGCCTGAAGGATTTCTTCCCCCTTCCACGAATAGACCAGCTCATCGACGCCACTGCCGGCCACGATCGACTCAGTTTTATGGACACTTATCGAGGCTACCATTAG